The sequence CGCCGATGCAGAGAAGATCCGTGCCGCCGGCAATCGCCTCCATGCCGAAGGCCATGGTAGCGGCGCAATCGCGCTCCGAAAGGGCGGCTTCCTCGGTGATATCTCCGGTGGGATAGTCAAGCGCGAGGTCGAATACCTTGAGGCCCAGATCATGGCTGATGCAGATCTGGTTGATCGCAGCGCCGCCGGCGGCGAAGTTCTCCACCATCTGTGCCGTGACAGACGGCGGATACGGCGTCACCCCCTGCCTGGTCACGCCGTGATTGGCGGCGAAGACAGCGACCAAGGGCCGGTTCACCGCAGGCGGACGCCCCGTCCAGGCGGCGAGCCAGAAGGCGATTTCCTCAAGACGCCCGAGAGCACCCGGCGGCTTCGTCAGTTGCGCGTCCCGCTCACGCGCGGCAACGAGCGCCGCGGAGTCCGGTCCCGGGAGGTTGCGCAACAATTCGCGGAAATCATCAAACGGCAGGCCGCTGGCACTCATGGGAAATCCTTGCATGTATGAAGCCTCGTAGGCGCACCTCATAGAGGGTGGGGCCGCTTCCGGCAACGGCATTTGCGCCAAATGCCGTCGTCTGCGCATCATCGGCGACGGCGCGGCGATTCGGGGCCGCTGGAGGGGCAATGACATATTTGCGTGATCTCTGGGATGACGTAGCGCGGTCGGTGGCGTTCTTGAGTCGCATTCCGATGTCGCAGCGGCATTTTCTCGATTACGACGGCCGGCTGAGCCGCGCCGTGCGCGCCTTCCCGCTTGCCGGCATGCTGATTACGCTACCCGCAGCAGCCTTGGCAGCGCTGCTGATCGCGTTTCACGTAAGCTCGCTCTTTACAGCCTTCGTCGTTGTCGCCGTCCAGGCCCTCGTGACCGGCGCACTGCACGAGGACGGGCTCAGCGACGCCGCCGACGGTTTCGGCGGCGGCCGTGATCGCGAGAGTACGCTGGCGATCATGAAGGATAGCCGCATCGGCACCTACGGCGCGGTCGCACTCATCCTCTCCTTCGGCCTTCGCGTTGCCGCGCTCGCCTCCTTCCTGCCGCTGCTCGGGGCTTGGGGGGCCGGCCTTGCGCTCCTCGGCACTGCGGCTCTCAGCCGCGCAGCCATGGTCTGGCACTGGTCGCGCCTGCCGCCAGCACGTCGCGACGGCGTGGCGGCGTCGGCTGGCATGCCTGACGCGCAGGCGACCTCGGTCGCGCTCGGCTCCGGCGCTATCCTCTCGCTGCTCATGTTCTTTGCGGCGGGCGTTCCTACGATCGGCGCCTTGCTGTCGTTCGCCGCTTTCGCACTCACCGTACCGGGATTTGGCGCGATCGTCGCGCGCAAGATCGGCGGCCATACTGGCGACA is a genomic window of Sinorhizobium numidicum containing:
- a CDS encoding adenosylcobinamide-GDP ribazoletransferase, which encodes MTYLRDLWDDVARSVAFLSRIPMSQRHFLDYDGRLSRAVRAFPLAGMLITLPAAALAALLIAFHVSSLFTAFVVVAVQALVTGALHEDGLSDAADGFGGGRDRESTLAIMKDSRIGTYGAVALILSFGLRVAALASFLPLLGAWGAGLALLGTAALSRAAMVWHWSRLPPARRDGVAASAGMPDAQATSVALGSGAILSLLMFFAAGVPTIGALLSFAAFALTVPGFGAIVARKIGGHTGDTIGATQQLTEIAVFAALALAI